AACATCATGTCATCACCCACAATGTACAATTAAAATCATTTCACACTTATAAATGAGTCGACCATAAAAGATAGCATAATTACAACGAAaagtataataattaaaatttgacaaaattaaAACCGATATtagtttaaattaatttaaatttttaaaaacggctaaaaagacaaaatattaaaaaaacaagaatataattaaaaattcgaattacaTATTCTATTAGGTGCTGTGCAATAATGTATACGCTCGTTATTGTGCActataatgtatatatatacactctTTGTTATTTACACATATTCGCAATTCTATTGCAgtttaaaataaatcacaattCTCATGTCGACTAGCTTACACAATAATGACCTGTCCAGCATCTAAGTTTGtccttttctttcttcaattttggtgatgtgaaattttttgtcCTTGTGAATTGCATAaagattttgaaattttatcaaACTAAAACAGACATACCTATATGCATAATAATGTTAACTAAGATAACACAATTGAATTAACTAAGATAACACAATCAATGACTCAGACATACCTATATGCATATATCAATGGGTTCAATATGTACATTTTAGTGTTTCCAGAATAATGTTATCAATATACATACATTTTCTCTGTAAAAAATCTGTAACTTTGAAAAAAGTTCAATTTATATCTTGCTTGATAAAATATGGTGATAGAATGATGAGCCGGGTTTGCAAATAAGCACTGTTCCTCGTAGTCGAGGCGCTTTTGCTCTGTCGAATATCGGAAAAAATTGAACAACCACTACAATGGTGAGACGCGGATGAACTGACTCATCGTATCATGTCTATTGTCTAGATTATTTTAACCCTACATTTATGATTTAACTATACAATCTCAATTCTTACCAATTAATATGTGAGTAGACATATATCTAGGGATGTCagtgtagcccgcaacccgtgggctggcccgaataacccgccaaatttatagggttagggccggaaatttctagcccgataaaatcaaaacccgattagcccgcacccgattaacccgcaacccgttagggccagacccgaaaacccgatgggctggcccgaaaacccgataaaatttctattattcaatatttttacttataattcgacacttcattgattaattttataatatatataactaaaaaatagctttcaattttatattaaatatataaattatatattaaattttttattaatataaaaattgataaataaatttaaaactttaaaatcactaaaaaatatttaaatttctaaaacatgcattaaagtttcacaaaatatctcaaatattagtatttgatcatgtttaagcatatatctcaaatatctcataattaaatattttatatttaataaatataactattttcatcattatttattggattgatcgcacgTTAATTTTATCgatagcaacccgattaacccgttgggctagaccgaaacccgagcttttaaggttagggttgaacttttataacccgaaagaaatcacaacccgattagcccgcacccgattgacccgcaacccgagcgggttggcccgaaacccgatgggccggcccgattgacatccctacataTATCCATGCAATAGttcatttcaaaatttttgaGCCGTGTAACCAATAAAACTTTGAGCAATTCATGCAGGATGTAGGTTCATGTTTCTTCACGTGGGAAAAAGGATATCTTGTCTGACTTTTTTGCCCATTGTTTtgtaataacaataataaataagtgaaaCTCTCCTAGACATAACAGTTTTCTGAGCtagtaataatactaataataactCTAAAACTTGAAACAAAATATATAGCCAGTTTAGTAGTACTACATATATCTAGAGTTAGTTTTTCCTACCTTCTTAAAAGCTAAGATTTTAAAAGTGTCATCCCTTCCTGCGACATAAATCTTTGAAATTTTCATTATTCCAATTGTCGATGTGTTTCCACTTTCTACATCTTCAGATTGATGTGCTTCATGGAAAAAGTCATGCAAGTAGGAAAATTTTGATGCCGTGTTAGGTAACATTTTCCGATCCAAATTATAGTATGTATTCATTCTTAATATATTTTGGTAGAATAGATGCATATATACATATGTTGTAGGGCCATGATGATCTCCTAAAAATCACCCTTAAAATAAGAACTAAGAATTAATACCATCCATTAGATTTTATAATCTAATTGCAATCATTCATGCTATGTGTAAAAAAACATGGATTAATGTGTccggtcaatggttttgaccaaacaataaatgtgacgagacatttaattttgtgaaattaaatgatatagcgtcgatctacattttacgtagataaacgtagtatattcactttctctaatccgatttccggtgagtgagaaatagtggattaaagttgggcataattagcttttaattaaagcttggagcatgtgcttagggaataattaacttgtatttgagtctgataggtttgtcttgtataagtttggaaaatccatcggaaaaggttatgtaaccgacgggcttttcaagcttagtgtagcaactcgcagtgttgcaaagcctttggccaataataataaagcatctacttcctcttatttgaccgagtcttcaaatttgtggcattgtagattgagacatgtaaattcaaaagccattaaaagattagtgaatttagatttactaaaggctaatgaagtggataatcaagataaatgtgaaatttgtcttgaagcaaaaatgactaagttgtcgtttcattcggttgaacgaagcacaaaaccccttgaattaattcacacggatgtatgtgatttaaagatggtgcaaactagaggtggtaaaaagtactttatcactttcatagatgattgcacaaggtattgctacatctatcttttaagaagtaaagatgaagcaatagaagcgttcaaaaattataagaacgaggttgagaatcaacttggttgtaaaatcaaaatgattcgaagcgatagaggaggagaatatgtagccccgtttgaagagttatgcaacgcaagtggtataattcatcaaacaactggtccatattcaccacaatctaatggtgttgcagaacgcaaaaatcgtactctaaaagagatgatgaatgcactgcttctaacttcaggattaccacataacatgtggggggaagctgttttgacagccaactatatcttgaataagatccctttcaaaggaaaagatgttactccttatgagttgtggaagggaaggaagccatcctacaaatacctcaaagtgtgggggtgtttggcaaaggtgatggttcctccgcccaaagaagttacaatcggacctaaaacggttgattgtatcttcattggatatgcacttaacagtagtgcctatcgatttgttgttcacaagtctgaaatatcgactataacagtagggacaacaattgagtcaaggaatgccgtatttctcgaaaatacatttccttgcaaagacaaagaCAAAGTcgtaaccaattctgagacaagaattgaggaagaacccactagttctaaaccagtggagattgaggccactagttctaaatcagcggatgaggaacctgaatcgcgcaagcgtgcaaggcccgatccaaatgatacaacactaagacgtggtagtagggtcagaacaccaaaaacatttggtcctgactacattgcttttatgttagatgaagaacccacatctataaaagtagccttcgatggcccagacgggttgcattggaaagaagctgttcaaagcgaaattgattcaattttgctaaaccacacgtgggtgttggttgatttacccgaaggtgctaaacctttaggatgtaaatgggtccttaaaagaaagtttaaggccgatggaacagtggataaatttaaagcccgactagtagtaaagggttttaaacaaaaggaaggacatgacttcttcgatacctattcacctgtaacaaggattacatctatccgggtgcttctcgctattgctgtattgcacaatcttgagattcatcaaatggatgtaaagaccgcgtttctaaatggtgaactagaagatgaaatctatatggaacaacccgaagggtttgtagtacctggacaagagaaaaaggtatgcaaactcgtaaagtccctatatggattgaaacaagcgtcgttgcaatggcacttgaagtttgataatgtgatgttatcaaatgggtttaaaatcaacgagtgtgacaagtgtgtctacatcaagagcactaataacgggcatgttatagtgtgtctatatgttgatgatatgttaatcttgggtagcaacactcaagtaattaacaaTACAAAtgtcatgttaaagagaaactttgacatgaaagacatgggtctagccgatgtaattcttggaatgaagattctaaggacgaatgatggaatcatcttaacacaatcacattatgttgagaagatattgaataaattcaaagcctatgatggcgcgccggttaagactccaattgaactcgacgttcacttgagcaagaacaaaggcgagcccgttgcacaagaagagtatgcacgggtcattgggtgcattatgtacttgactaattgcactcgaccggatattgcttgtgccgtgaacaagttgagtcgttacacgagcaatccaagcaaagagcattggagagctcttgtgagggttttgagatatttaaaacatactcaaaatcatgggctacacttctcgagatacccccggtacttgaagggtactgtgatgccaactggatatccgataatagagactcactttcaacaagtggatacgtctttactattgggggtggtgctgtatcgtggaaatccacaaaacagacatgtatagcccgatcaacaatggaatcggagttcattgccttggataaggcaggtgaggaagccgagtggcttaagaactttctagaagacattccatgttggtctaaaccagtgccaccagtgctaatccactgcgatagccaagcggctattggaagggcaaacaatggtttctataacggcaAGTCTCGACacatacgtcgacgacataacaccgtgagacatttgatcacaactggcgtgattacaattgactatgtgaagtcaatagataatctagcggatccgctaaccaaagggttaaaccgtgatcaaatgaataagttgctagagggaatgggtttgaaatccacaaactaaagaattgtcatagtggtaacccaaccatgatgactggagatcccaagaacttggttcaaagggacaactaagctatgagagttcatgagaaacactcaactatatctattccctaagagcaatagagtgttggagaacttgcctagtggtaaaggctaagtctatgacttttaatggttcttaaagacctcaaagagatggagttctcaaagagaccaagtatggcaaggtacttgactaagaatcacctatgtaagtgtgaagtgtggtcgcttcataaaaacgtacttatgaatccaaagtggtgtccaagaccgcaatggacacaaaacgtgagaacggatgaggttgaggtgtttaagcgttaacaccgttgtctcggtgcacgccgtgggggattagttcaaagcatcgcgctactaagccgcctgtgtatccgatggtgtcgactatggagggttcaaagtcaacaactacctatccttatgcttatatacctctcgagggttgagcttgtgtctgcatgcatatgcattcggctattttcactcatgtgggggattgtaaaaaatcatggattaatgtgtccggtcaatggttttgaccaaacaataaatgtgacgagacatttaattttgtgaaattaaatgatatagcgtcgatctacattttacgtagataaacgtagtatattcactttctctaatccgatttccggtgagtgagaaatagtggattaaagttgggcataattagcttttaattaaagcttggagcatgtgcttagggaataattaactagtgttaattatcccacattggaagactactacatcttttaatgtgtttaaattaagtgactttatgttacttaataattatagtgatcaagatgggtggaaaagcccacacgcgcgcgccgccgccgccgcccgccccgcccgagcccgtgctcgtgctcgtgggcacgggcctcgggcccgatctcgatcttgggcTTGGGTTTgggcttggacttggatcttggcaattggtctttgggtggtctttgggcttggggcttggcccaaactattctttttggaccaccgccgagtcagcaatccaagtggcttgacacgtcgtcaagcgaggcacagtcacggctgccacgtgagaaatccacacgctccacatgcgaaaggcacacgcctgccactcgctcgtaaccgacgtcggttacgattctgccatgatgagccttcatggctcggttgaccctgcatggtggcttggcctataaataggctagccataccaatGCATTAGTACACTACACATccaagcattctgcatcataagctctctccctctctctgcattgttttctgtcgaagctctgccctctcctccatcccgttcgccggagctctactgattgcggtgctgcatcaatagagacgtagccgttttacctttggggacgacacgccaaaccgaagagcactaccggggcgtatctcgtcttgcgggaagaggcctcctcaactcggctaatcatactggtttagtagtttcgattatacgttgtaattttaagttcagttcttcctttttctttcttttgggttgtattacgcccggtggttatctttgtaatccagaaaccaacactATGTAGCAgaatgatttttaattattttaatgcaAAAAGAATATAGGTATCcactaaaataaatatattatgcatGTTCAGTTTGAGAGATTAGATTTTCTGATTGTATCTTCGGTTCATATGATTGAAATTTACAACATAATATTAGATGAATAATGACATGATAAGGAATCATGGCTGCCTATCTCCACAAAATTAATCGAGCTTGAAATTAATGTTTTGTACAGTTTTATCgtttatttttcaaaagaatTCAAGCTCTTCACATTGAAGAGTTGTAAAGATTAGAGTATTTAAGTAAATCAGTTAAGTATGTGTAATGTACACAATCTATCATTCCAATCAAATAAATACTTTTACCAGGATTCAATATTTTACTTATATTCACATATTGTATCTCCCTATAAAATTGTCAAAACAACCGGATGACGCTATATAAAACCGATATAATGATCTACTACTATATGTTGGGTGACACATaaacattacaacaaaaaaactCGTTAAGGACgtttttaatgcaattaaggACACTAATTTATGTTTCTAAATATACAACCAACACTTTAAAAATTATCCTTAATGTCAGTGTCTCAATTAAAATTAGAGAATGCAAATATAAGCgtccaaaaaaaacaaaaaagattaAGGTAATATGTCCTTAATTTAGAAACACTTTCTTTTGCGtcctaaattgttgttattttttaaaaattttctaaCGCAAATAATTGCGTCTCGATTTTTGTATCCTTAAAAGTTACGTAAGTTTTTTGTAGTGAAAGTTGCTATATATGGCGTATACAGAGACATTGTGTATGGTATAGACTGATATTATACATGTATACAACAGTATGTATGTTggtatttattgatttttaaaaatgttgaaaaaaaattatctgAACACACAAAATCGAATATCGTTagatttattataaaattaccttttaTTTGTCATATAAGCTCTGAAGTTCGTAATTAGTCACCCTTTTTTTCTAATGGTTTATACCATTCCACGTATTTAagatatgaatttttttaaggAGGCTGGTTCTTTGAATCATTCCACAATCTTATCGTTCTTTGATTATTATTATATCCTAGATTAGACATGACTTCTCTTTTAATATATGTTTCCCCGTTTGTCGGAAAAAGAGTTTAAGGTAAATTAATATTGTAGTTAAATTAAATCCATCGTAAAATAGATAATTAATCCTTCTATAGTCAAATAATCCTACGATCTCGCCTCATACATAATGCATATATACAACTACTCATCTCCTATACTAGCTAGTACAATCGCTACTTgtaagtttatgtatatatattggaAAAAGGTGACATATTAAAAAACGCATGCAAACTACTCCCTTTGTTCTGTTCTGAGGTAGTGgatgcgtttcttttcggcgcgatttaagaaaaattgtgttaagtgagttaagtaaaggaagaataaagtaggaaatgaaatatgaagagagattaaagtaagtgagaagaaatgtgttgccTTTTacaaaaaagggaaatgaccttactactatggaatgtaccaaaatgacttcactactatgAAACAGAGGTAGTATAAGATTAAAACTGAAACACATAATACACCATATACACACTTTAGTAATTACCAAAGCATAGTCAATTCTTTACATACATATAGTTGATGTATCATTTCATCATATACACAACATGCATATGCATTTTCATATACAAACACTTTAGTAGTAATTACCAAAGTTTAAGTCAATTTTGTACATACATATGATATATGCATTTTCATATACACACATAGTGATAGTATATTAGATGCCTCCATGATCTTGACCTTTCCCAGTCCAATAATCCGTACTATTCGGGTCAGCATAACCCGACCCGCTTCCTCTCGGATCATCCGCAGGGGCTCCGGTTCCGCTAGCGAAGCGCATGATGTCAGCATTGGATGTACCACTATATGTTGCGTGACACATaaacattacaacaaaaaaaactcGTTAAGGACgtttttaatgcaattaaggACACTAATTTATGTTTCTAAATATACAACCAACACTTCAAAAATTGTCCATAATGTCAGTGTCTCAATTAAAATTAGAGAATGCAAATATAAAcgtcaaaaaaacaaaaaaaattaaggtAATATGTCCTTAATTTAGAAACACTTTCTTTTGCGtcctaaattgttgttattttttaaaattttctaaatttgtGTCTCGATTTTTGTATCCTTAAAAGTGACATAAGTTTTTTGTAGTGAAAGTTGCTATATATGGCGTATACAGAGACATAGACATTGTGTATGGTATAGACTGATATTATACATGTATACAACAGTATACATAGATATGTTggtatttattgatttttaaaaaatgtcaaaaaaaatttatctgAACACACAAAATCGAATATCGTTTTTTTATCTGAACACACAAAATCGAATATCGTTagatttattataaaattccCTTTTATTTGTCATATAAGCTCTGAAGTTCTTAATTAGTCACccttttagagcatctccaatggcggacgtccggtcggacatccgcgacgggcgaccgggacgtccgccattgtgccgtggcaactcggatacggacgtcccgtatggacgtcggatgtcctcggacgtgtgGGCGACGGgtgggcggacgtccgccattgtggcgtgggtcggacgtccggtttttaaatttttttttaaactctatatatacggctcgttgaacatCCGTGCATTTTTACAATTACAATTCCGTTACGTAATTACAATTCCGTTACGTAATTACAATTCCGTTacgtaattaaataattgtgattttttttattgctggaagtcctagtgggaagggcgatgggaagagcggattgtgcaggggaagtcctagtgacgtggcagtgggatgggaagtcctagtgacgtggcaggaggtgtttttgggtagtcctagtggatgtccgagtgggacatccgtgcattggagatgctcttattctAAAGGTTTATACCATTCCACGTATTTAagatatgaatttttttaaggAGGCTGGTTCTTTGAATCATTCCACAATCTTATCGTTCtttgattattattatttcctagATTAGACATGACTTCTCTTTTAATATATGTTTCCCCGTTTGTCGGAAAAAGAGTTCAAGGTAAATTAATATTGTAGTTAAATTAAATCCATCGTAAAATAGATAATTAATCCTTCTATCGTCAAATAATCCTACGATCTCGCCTCATACATAATGCATATATACAACTACTAATCTCCTATACTAGCTAGTACAATCGCTACTTgtaagtttatgtatatatactgGAAAAAGGTGACATATTAAAAAACGCATGCAAACTATACTCCTTTTGTTTTGTTatgagaaatgtgttgacttttacttaAAAGGGAAATGACCCCACTaatatggaacgtaccaaaatgactccactactataaaTAGAGGTAGTATAAGATTAAAACTGAAACACATAATACACCATATACACACTTTAGTAATTACCAAAGCATAGTCAATATGTATCATTTCATCATATACACAACATGCATATGCATTTTCATATACAAACACTTTAGTAGTAATTACCAAAGCTTAGTCAATTATGTACATACATATGATATATGCATTTTCATATACACACATAGTGATAGTATATTAGATGCCTCCATGATCTTGACCTTTCCCAGTCCAATAATCCGTACTATTCGGGTCAGCATAACCCGACCCGCTTCCTCTCGGATCATCCGCAGGGGCTCCGGTTCCGCTAGCGAAGCGCATGATGTCAGCATTGGTGGCGTCGAGCTCTCTCTGAAGGGTGAAAATCTGGCGCTGGAGAATGGTGATGGCGCCGACGCAGCCGTAGACGGGGTTTTTCAGCCTAGCCTCGGCTTCGTAAGTCAGCGAGTTGACCGCTTCCTCGCGCTGGTAAGCCGGGATCTCGTTCAGCAGCTTGCTCACGTTGCTGGCGCCGAAGATTTTGTGGACTTTCACGAACTTCGTAGGCTCCTCCGGCGGGAAATATGGCGCGAAGATGCACCCGGAGAGGCATCTCCGCCGCAGGAATTTGCAGGCGGCGCACGGAGGGTTTGAGTAGCTGCTGCTCGAAGAAGAAGCCGCCATAATCTACACAATAAAGAgggaacatttttttttgtctgCGAATATAGCTAATAGATTCAtggtttaaattatttataaataatcaCATCGGTCTTCTGAAGCCAACatgattataaattttaaattatttataaataaaaaaaatacaaaaataatagcATCACGAAGAAATTGAAAACCATATGCTATCAGTGTATCTAATAAAAGCATGATCCAAACCAATTGGAATAATAACAAATGTATGTGTAATTCAAGATGATGTTTGTGTATTTAGGTTGAGATTTTGTGAAGTGTTAGGTTTTTTTTGAACCAAGTCTTTATAAAAAGTAGAATTTGACAGCTTgaattttttatgaaataaaattattttttaattatttttttagagGAAAAAAAGAACGTAAAAATTCCCCAGCCGCCATACTTTCTTCTATTGGAAAAATACTTGTGACTGATGAATGCAGCATCTGTTTATGATGCGATCAAATTGTGTGTACATGGCTAAAATATTCAGAATATTTATTGATCGGTTAATTACTATACTTTCTTCCGTTGATTAAGTACATAATTTAACAATACGATTGAAGTAGGACGCGTTTGTCTATAATATATAAGCGCCATATATGtgaattttcttttaattataatttaccAGGAATAATTATGATCACATTGAAATTTGCAATCAATACATTTTCGATacacacagagagagagagtttagAGCATTCTGATCAGCATTAAAAAAACACTTaagaaaggaaaaataattGCCTCGAATAGTTGAtgaaattttcaacaaatttgtATTTGAGAACCTAAAAACTGCAATGAAAGAAAacgttttcaaatatataaaaattcatcCATGATTCTAATCAGTCTTTGTAATTTGACTTTAATACTAGTGAAAAAAGTTGTTAAGAAAATTATCCAAATGGGACAAACATAAATTGTGTGCATAGGAATTTCCAAAGAAAAATTGAGTGATGAGGATTAAGATACCAAACTAAAACTAATCAGcaaaatagaaagaaataaaTGGATCTAAAACTAGATTTGA
This sequence is a window from Salvia splendens isolate huo1 chromosome 5, SspV2, whole genome shotgun sequence. Protein-coding genes within it:
- the LOC121802630 gene encoding LOB domain-containing protein 25-like → MAASSSSSSYSNPPCAACKFLRRRCLSGCIFAPYFPPEEPTKFVKVHKIFGASNVSKLLNEIPAYQREEAVNSLTYEAEARLKNPVYGCVGAITILQRQIFTLQRELDATNADIMRFASGTGAPADDPRGSGSGYADPNSTDYWTGKGQDHGGI